One Panicum virgatum strain AP13 unplaced genomic scaffold, P.virgatum_v5 scaffold_4299, whole genome shotgun sequence genomic region harbors:
- the LOC120694228 gene encoding uncharacterized protein LOC120694228: MISCLVGLLIMANAADEIEKKSFLEAQNKCGETALHHAVRRACMMQSKRDASHRSNSVDCIDKLMTMDPWLACIPDDDEDGASPLYLAISLGEMEIAQRLSDKSKGKLSYSGPGGRNVLHAAVSCANNVQA; the protein is encoded by the coding sequence ATGATCTCCTGCCTCGTTGGTCTGCTCATCATGGCCAATGCCGCCGATGAGATTGAGAAGAAGTCGTTCCTGGAGGCGCAGAACAAGTGTGGGGAGACCGCCTTGCACCACGCGGTCAGGCGGGCCTGCATGATGCAGAGCAAACGCGATGCATCCCACAGGAGCAATAGCGTGGATTGCATCGACAAGCTGATGACCATGGATCCATGGCTGGCCTGCATTCcagatgatgatgaggacgGTGCTTCTCCGTTGTACCTGGCCATCTCGTTGGGAGAAATGGAGATTGCACAGCGCCTGTCTGACAAGAGCAAAGGCAAGCTGTCCTACTCCGGACCAGGTGGACGAAACGTCTTGCATGCGGCAGTTTCCTGTGCAAATAATGTCCAAG